DNA from Solanum stenotomum isolate F172 chromosome 3, ASM1918654v1, whole genome shotgun sequence:
GGGTAAAAGATGTCCCttttcctaataaaaatattgttttttttccaTTCGAAACACATtagttttttaataaatattttttatgaagaatctttttcttattaaaattttcttttaaattctcTTTAACTAATATAAAAGTGGAaagtaattgttttttcttaatctccttttgttaattaaaatagaattatcccatatatttttaattaatggcCAAAAAGTATGTATAgattaaaaagaataaagattACTTTCTGGTGCGAGTTCATTCATGAAGTTATACTATGACTCCTCTTTAACAACCGAAGCAAATAAATGTTATCTCTGTTAAAAATCTAACGACAGTTTATAGGTACTAAAATGTTATATTATGTTATAATGAACATAAAATTGCAAGTTTATTAGTTTATCAATACAACATACCAGCAtaatttcctcttttttgtttattaagGTAAAAATTTGGTGATAcctttattatattatttttatatcaaaatcatcttttgaatataataaatttaatattttaagaattaGGTTGGAACATGACTATAGTTGATAATAAAGGTAAATTAAGAACTAATTGATgaattctctttattttctaaattaatcaaataaaaatggatatttaattttagtaccatgataaagtaaaaaatggacGGAGGGAATAGTATTTTCAATTTTGAGCCTAACAAACTTTTTAATTAACATATAATCAAGTTCCAAGGTAAGCTGAGGAAAACTCGTATTACTCTTTGATGTTTGCTTCTATGCGTTATAATGTGCTTTtagcaaaaaatgaataaatcatAAGCGCAATTTATTATTGTCCTTTCTATTGAAAGAAACATAAGTACTAAGTATTAAGTATTGATGTGAATTACAAATACGGTAATGAGTCCAGCCAAACTTTAAATTGACATATGATAAGCTGCTATTATAAATCGCTATCAAATATAGTGATTGTTCCCTGATAATTTTGCTATAAATACTTGATcattcatcaaatatttataacaaaATGAAAGAGACGGCAATTAGCCTTTTATTAGGTCTACTGACTTTGTTCCTCCTTGAGGTGGTCTCAGCCAATGAGCTATATCTTCCCTTTCATCTCCCAATCAATGAAACCATTGGCCTTGAAGTATTTCAAGGTATTAATAATGCATCAGCTCCACTTCCATACCCCCAATGTGGATTGAAAAAGGGTGGTGGGAAATGTATTAAAACAGGAGAGTGTTGTAGTATATGGGGTTGGTGTGGAACCACAAACCAGTATTGTTCTCCTGGATATTGTCAGAAACAATGTCCAGGTCCATACCCAGAGGGACGATGCGGATGGCAAGCTAATGGTAAATCATGTCCTACTGGTACTGGACAGTGTTGTAGTAACGCTGGTTGGTGTGGGACCACATCAGATTATTGTGCTCCTAACAACTGTCAAAGCCAATGTAAACTACCTCCACCTCCACCCTCACCTCCATCCCCACCCCCACCGTCACCCTCACCCCCTCCTCCACCTCCATCCCCACCCCCACCCTCACCTCCACCTCCACTTCCATCCCCACCCCCACCctcacctccacctccacctccaccttcACCCTCACCTCCTCCTCCACCTCCATCCCCACCCCCACCTCCACCCCCACTTCCATACCCCCAATGTGGAATGAAAAAGGGTGGCGGGAAATGTATTAAAACAGGAGAGTGTTGTAGTATATGGGGTTGGTGTGGAACCACATCAAAGTATTGTTCTCCTGGATATTGTCAGATGCAATGTCCAGATCCATACCCAGAGGGACGATGCGGATGGCAAGCTAATGGTAAATCATGTCCTACTGGTACTGGACAGTGTTGTAGTAACGCTGGTTGGTGTGGGACCACATCAGCTTATTGCGCTCCTGTAAACTGTCAAGCCCAATGCAACACTACTACTCTAACCTCACCCATCAAGAATCGTATGAGAGGTATTGAGAGTTTCATGCTCAACGTTGTCTAGATGCTACTTCCAAAATACTATCTACAGGATGTACTTTTACTCCTCTTTTGGAACTGCATGCTGAAATTATTCCAATATTAATGCCTGTAATTAATGCATATAAAATGCATtaagtaataatataataataaataaagatctTTTGTCTACAACCATATTTTAATTACAACTATTTATGTTCCATTATTAAAACACAGTTTTAGCAGCAATCAATATTTTACTATGCTAAAATCTTTATCGACATTAGTTAATTATAATTGAATCAAGTATCACTATAAACTTTagagacatttacaaagagtggtAATTGCCTCTAAAATAAACATGTTTAGCGACAACTAAACTATTgtcattaattctttttttttttaaaataatcaaaagccACCTCTAGGGTGGGGGTTAGGCATAACCCCGACCTTGTATATCAAATAAATTAGAAGGACACAACAAAATACATGAGCAATAGGATATGATGCCTAACCTCTCCAAAAAGATAGAATGCTATTGAAATGCCCATAAGTCATAACTATTTAGTTTAATATCAATATATTGCTATTATCGTTAATTAATTGTCACTAAAGATACTTTTTGGTGTACTGCATCATTCTTAGCTAGTGTCAACCGCATAAAACTTAAtaagttataaataattttgtatgaaattaATTAGTCtagattctaaaaaaaaataaataatgggTAAAAAGTTACCGTTGATGAATGTCTCAAATTGCTTTAATGGTGTTTAGGAAAAAGAAGGGTAAAAATAATGAGGACGA
Protein-coding regions in this window:
- the LOC125857631 gene encoding chitin-binding lectin 1-like → MKETAISLLLGLLTLFLLEVVSANELYLPFHLPINETIGLEVFQGINNASAPLPYPQCGLKKGGGKCIKTGECCSIWGWCGTTNQYCSPGYCQKQCPGPYPEGRCGWQANGKSCPTGTGQCCSNAGWCGTTSDYCAPNNCQSQCKLPPPPPSPPSPPPPSPSPPPPPPSPPPPSPPPPLPSPPPPSPPPPPPPSPSPPPPPPSPPPPPPPLPYPQCGMKKGGGKCIKTGECCSIWGWCGTTSKYCSPGYCQMQCPDPYPEGRCGWQANGKSCPTGTGQCCSNAGWCGTTSAYCAPVNCQAQCNTTTLTSPIKNRMRGIESFMLNVV